One Pseudopipra pipra isolate bDixPip1 chromosome 28, bDixPip1.hap1, whole genome shotgun sequence genomic region harbors:
- the TCIM gene encoding transcriptional and immune response regulator — protein MKAKPSSSTAAMSTSLRVSPSVHGYRFDTALRKKAAANIFESITQESLQKLFRNSGDKKAEERAKIILATDQEVEEKTRALMALKQRRKDKLLQFLTLRKFFIKVH, from the coding sequence ATGAAAGCAAAGCCGagctccagcactgcagccatGTCCACGTCCCTGCGGGTGAGCCCCTCCGTGCACGGCTACCGCTTCGACACCGCCCTGCGCAAGAAAGCCGCGGCCAACATCTTCGAGAGCATCACCCAGGAGTCCCTGCAGAAGCTCTTCAGAAACTCCGGGGACAAGAAGGCGGAGGAAAGGGCCAAGATCATCCTCGCCACCGACCAGGAGGTGGAGGAGAAGACGAGAGCGCTAATGGCACtaaagcagaggaggaaagacAAACTGCTCCAGTTCCTGACGCTTCGGAAATTCTTCATTAAAGTTCACTGA